From one Gracilinanus agilis isolate LMUSP501 chromosome 5, AgileGrace, whole genome shotgun sequence genomic stretch:
- the ASB13 gene encoding ankyrin repeat and SOCS box protein 13: MELRNADSSLGEIGFWVDRTPVHEAAQQGETLQLQQLIENGACVNLVTVDSITPLHEASLQGQTQCVKLLLAAGAQVDARNIDGSTPLCDACASGSIECVKLLLSHGAKVNPPLYTASPLHEACMSGSSECVRLLIDVGANLEAHDCHFGTPLHVACAREHLDCVKVLLNAGANVNAAKLHETALHHAAKVKNVDLIEMLVEFGGNIYARDNRGKKPSDYTWSSSASAKCFEYYEKTPLTLSQLCRVSLRKATGVRGLEKIAKLNIPPRLINYLSYN, translated from the exons ATGGAGCTGCGGAATGCTGACAGCTCCTTGGGAGAAATTG gGTTCTGGGTGGACAGGACACCCGTTCATGAGGCTGCCCAACAGGGCGAAACCTTGCAGCTCCAGCAACTGATTGAGAATGGTGCTTGTGTCAACCTGGTCACTGTGGACTCCATCACCCCTCTGCATGAGGCTAGCCTTCAGGGTCAGACACAGTGTGTGAAACTTCTGCTGGCTGCCGGTGCCCAG GTGGATGCCCGGAACATTGATGGCAGCACCCCCCTTTGTGATGCCTGTGCCTCGGGCAGCATTGAATGTGTGAAGCTGCTGCTCTCTCATGGGGCAAAGGTCAACCCACCACTGTATACTGCATCCCCACTACATGAAGCCTGCATGAGTG gaAGTTCTGAATGTGTGCGACTTCTCATCGATGTTGGGGCTAATCTAGAAGCCCATGATTGTCATTTTGGTACCCCACTACATGTTGCCTGTGCAAGGGAGCATTTGGATTGTGTGAAAGTGCTACTTAATGCAG GAGCCAATGTGAATGCAGCAAAATTGCATGAGACAGCTCTTCATCATGCAGCCAAAGTAAAGAATGTAGACTTAATTGAGATGCTAGTTGAGTTTGGAGGCAACATTTATGCCCGGGACAATCGAGGAAAGAAGCCTTCTGACTATACTTGGAGCAGCAGTGCCTCTGCCAAATGCTTTGAATATTATGAAA AGACACCTCTGACCTTGTCACAGCTTTGCCGAGTGAGCTTGAGGAAGGCTACCGGCGTCAGAGGACTTGAGAAAATTGCCAAGCTGAATATTCCTCCGAGGCTCATCAACTACCTCTCATACAATTAA